TTGTGGCTAGAGACGAGGCAGTAGCTGtccagagtggagaaaatggtaatATTAGTGAACTCACTGAACAAAAGTTTCTGCACTTATCTATAGAAAGCAAAGTTTCGAAATCAGAAGCGCTGGACTGGAGTTCTTTACAAGCACAAAAGGCATTGAGAACACTAATATGTGTCGGCCATGTAAATATAAAGCCTGGTGATTCCTTGGTTGATTTTCCATGCCTGCGGACTCTGATTCTACATATAGATTCTGCAAATGTCGCTCTGCTGGTTGAATCTTTACATGAACTCAAGCACTTGAGGTACTTGTCCATACAGAATTCTGGTATATCTTGTCTGCCAGATAACATTGGGAAGATGAAATTCTTGCAGTACATCAGCCTTAGAGGATGCCAACACTTTGTGAAACTTCCAGATAGCATTGTAAATTTAGGGAAGCTATGGTCTCTTGACTTCGATGGAACTAGTATAAGAGATATACCTAGGGGGTTCTGTACTTTAAATTTTTTGAGGAGACTACGTGGGTTTCCAGTTCAGGTGGATGGTGATTGGTGTAGTTTAGAAGAGTTGGGCTCCCTTTGCCAGCTCAGGGATCTTTATCTGAATGGACTGCAGAATGCGTCTGCTACATCGTCTGCCTCAAAGGCAAGGCTTAGTGAGAAGGTGCATCTTACCAACTTGTATTTACAGTGCAGTAGTGTACTTTGGGTTGATGGGCTGATTAAAGATAAAGAAGGTGTCTCTCAGCAACGACAAATCAAGAAGGTGTTGGATGAGTTGTGCCCTCCGCCCAGCTTAGATTTTCTTTTGTTGGCAGGATATTTTGGCCGACATCTCCCAAGGTGGATGACGTCAACACCGTTAGCATCATCCCTCGGGTGCTTGAGGACTCTATGGATGAAAGACCTGGTTTGCTGCACACAACTTCCGTCTGTCTTGTGCCAACTCCCCTATCTGGAGCACTTTCAAATCATGCACGCTCCATCCATCAAGCGTGTTGGGCCAGAATTCCTTCAGCCCTACCATCACCATGGCGCTCATCCTTTCCAGGCGGCACATGCCTTTCCGAGATTACACACATTGGACTTAGCCAGAATGCTTCAGTGGGAGGAGTGGGTGTGGGAGGAGCAAGTGCAAGCCTTTCCTGTTTTGGAGGTGCTTTTCCTACAGAAGTGCAAACTGAGGCTTGTTCCTCCTGGCCTTGCCTCCAATTCACGGGCTTTGAAAAAACTGTTTATATCTTTCGTACAGCAAGTCAAATTTCTGGAGAACTTTGCTTCTGTTACTGAGCTTGAAGTGTTTTACAGCCCTGACCTGGAGAGGATCACTAATCTCCCAAATCTTCAGAAGCTTACCATCGTCAAGTGCCCAAAGCTGAATGTGTTAGAGGGTGTTCCTGCACTGCAGATTCTGATGCTAGAGGATTACGCCATGGAAGAACTTCCAGAATACATGCGAGGTATAAAACCAAGACATTTGCATGTAGAGTGCAAGCTATTGTTGCTTGCCTCAGTAGCTGCAGGGCAATCTGGCATTGAGTGGGACAAGTTCAGCCATGTCGAACATGTCAAGGCATATGCAGATCATGGAAACAATTCCAGAACATTGTACGTGTTGTACACAAGGGATTCCTTCAGCTTGGAGACAAATATCAACCACTCATTTGTATCTGCAGGTAAATTAAATACGAGCTATCGTCTTTATTTACTTAAGTGTTCTGACATTAGTTCCCTGAATATTGTGCCCTTCCCTATATACTCATGTCTGAATATATTTCATACCTTTAGCCGTGCAACTTAAGTTTGTAGATATGCAACTTAAGTTTAAGCGGGTAGTTGTGCATGTGGGCCGGAATGGCTACTTGATTTGGCTTCTCTCCTGCATGTCGTTAAATATTTGGGTATGTCTGTCACTTGTTCTCATAGGTTTCCGAGGGTTCAACAAATCTAGGGCGCTATCATTTTTATAATTATAAAAGTTCATATCGTGACTGCTTTAAGTTACCATTGTTATGAGTATTAGAGTATAGAGCTCTTGGTTCTTGCCTTGCAAGTTAAGAACAGTTGTAGTATTTTCTTGGCTTTCAGGAACCTTACCATCTTCTATGGTGGATGCACAAGGATTTGAATCtatattcaagatgagaagaagtaCCTTCAACTATGTCTGCGGCTTGGTGTATGTGCCATCTTTAGAAGATATGAGCAGCTGCACCTTTGCTGATGGCAGGGTGCTGTCTTTACAAGATCGAGTAGCCCTTGCTCTGTTAGTGCTGAACTCTAGTGAGCCTCTGGAGACCATAGGATCATCTGTTGGTGTGAACGAATCAACCATCTCGCTGGTAACTGATAGCTTTGTTGATGCCATGGTGGAGAAAGCAAGACACCACTGGGGCTGGCCATACCCTGATCAGATGGAGAAGACCAAATCCAAGTTTCATAAGATCCATGGTCTGCCAAACTGCTGCGGTGTTGTACATACAATTCACACTACACCACAAGACGACGAGAGAGGTTACAGCTTTGTATTGCAAGCCGTCGTTGACCCTGATTTGAGGTTCATTCATGGTCAATGGAAATGGTTAGATAGCAGGATCCAGTCTGGTATTATTTTGCACGACTCTGATCTCTTCCAGAGTTGTGACAAGGGCGAGTGGTTGAACGGCAACAAGCTCAAGGTATCTTTAGATGGATCAGACGTTGGGGAATATGTAATCGGTGGTGCAGAATACCCTCTTCTCCCCTGGCTCCTGACACCTTATAACCAGCTGGAAAAGGAGGATCACTCAAACTTCCCTGATCAAGTCGAGTTCAACAGGAGACACTCTGCAGCCCGAACTGTCACATTGAAGGCGATGGCAAGGTTTCAAGACACATATAAGTGGTTGTACAGAGGGACGTGGCACCCGAAAAGTCCTGGTAATGCAATTTGGGCGTGCTTGTTGTTGCAGAACATAGTGATAGACATGGAGGAAGGTGAAGGTGCACCGTTCAGTGAGGAGTCGGATTTGTTAAACATTGTCACGTATGGATATGGGCCACCGTCGGTTGGGATAGTTAGAGGAGATCTCTTTGTTTTATTTTCATGTTTATCTCTTAATGTAATCCTCTCTATCTCCATGTATCTCTCTGGTGGTTTCAACTACCTCGATGTATGCCTCCTGCGAGAGCTGGCCTCGCCATATCAATATATATACGCGGGCTCCCATATTACGGGGGTTGAGACGCTTCTACAAAACCTAatatggtaatcagagcctccctCTTCCCTCTCGTCTAGCCTCCATCATCGATCTCCACCAACGCATCAAACCTCGTCTCGCCATGTCTTCCTCCAGCTCAACTCTCTCCTCCGCTGGCCTAAACAACACCATCTCAGAACCCCTGACTCGCACGAACTATGTTCTGTGGCGAGCTCAAGCCCGACCTCAGATTATAGGAGCGGGCCTCCTAGGATACCTAAATCAAACAATCCCAGAACCACCAGCCACCATCACCTCAAAAAATGCTGAAGGCAAAGATCAGATCGTTCCAAACCCAGCCTACTCCGCCTGGTTGATCCAGGATCAACAGCTTGTAGCCTATCTCCTTCGCAATCTCTCGAAAGAAGTTCTGGAGCAAGTCGCCTCCTTAGAAAAATCCCACGCCATCTGGACTGCTCTCGCAAACATGTTTGCTGCCCAGTCCAGGTCGCGAGCCAACAACTGCCGCGCCGCCCTCTCCAATGCCCAGAAGGGTTCTCAATCCGCTGCTGCGTACTTTGGTCAGATGCGTGCACTCGCAGATGAACTTGCCATGGCTGGAAAGCCTCTTCTCGAAGGAGAGCTCATTTCCTTTCTCATTGCTGGCCTTGACATGGACTATCAACCCCTCATATCCGCTCTTGATGTTCGCACTAAGCCTCTCTCCGTCGATGATCTGTTCGGCATGGTGTCGAACTTCGATCAGAGAGTGGAGATGTTCCACGGATCTGGATCGGGCGCCTTCAAGTCCTCCGCAAACGCCGCCGCTCGCGGACGCGGTGGCCCTCCCAAGGGCAACCGTGGTTTCCCCAAGAGTGGTGGCAACAATGGCAGCAGCAACGGCGGCTTCAACAACGGCGGCAACAATGGTGgctaccgcggcggcggcggccatggaaacAGCGGTGGCAATGGCtaccgcggcggcggtggcggcaactacaacaactacaacaacaaccatggtggcggcggcggcttctaCAACAACAACGGCCAGCCGCGTCACTACTACAACAACAACCAAGGTCGCCACTTTGCCGGGTATGAGGAATATGAGAACAAGTGTCAGATTTGCAAAAAAACTAACCACATCGCAAAAGAGTGCAAATGGCGTTATGCAGAGGATAACTCCTAGAGGAAACGAGTTGCGGCGGCAGCAGATACCTCCTACGGAGTTGACTCCAACTGGTACCTTGACTCCGGCGCCAACGAGAACattacctctgatcttgagaagctGACCATGCATTAAAGATATCACGGCAAGGAGCAAATCAACACAGCAGAAAACGCTGCAGGTATGATGATAAGTCATGTTGGTCAGTCTATTGTTAAAACCCCACATTGTGATATTCATCTCAAAGATGTCTTACATGTTCCAAGTGCATCAAAAAATCTCCTTTCCGTTCATCGTATCACACTTGACAATGGAGTTTTTATTGAATTTCACCcatttttctttttgatcaaggaccaGGTCACGAGGAGGGTCCTCTATCGCGGTAGATGTGTGCATGGCCTCTATCCGTTGATTCCCAAGTTTTCCAAGTTCAATAAGCAAGCTCATGGAGCCGTCAAAGTCTCTTCAGAATGATGGCACAATCGTTTAGGCCACCCATCTTTTTCTATTGTTTATCAAATTCTTAGTAAACGTAAGCTAccttttgttggtgagcatgatcgtgaaactatttgtgatgcttgtcagagggcaaaaagtcatcaattgccCTATTCTATTTCTACCAGTGTGTCCACAAAACCCTTCCAACTTATTTTCTCTGATGTATGGGGCCTAGCCCCCTCCTCTGTTGGTAGACACACATATTACGTGagcttcattgatgattatagcaagtACACGTGGATCTATTTGCTTAAGAAACGCTCCGATGTTTTCCAAGTTTTTCACAACTTCCAATCCCTAGTTGAGAGAAAATTTGATAGCAAAATTATTGCCATGCAAtcagactggggtggtgagtatgaaaaactCAACTCCTTTTTTTTTCCAGAAAATAGGAATTTCT
This genomic interval from Triticum dicoccoides isolate Atlit2015 ecotype Zavitan unplaced genomic scaffold, WEW_v2.0 scaffold182639, whole genome shotgun sequence contains the following:
- the LOC119344732 gene encoding uncharacterized protein LOC119344732 translates to RDEAVAVQSGENGNISELTEQKFLHLSIESKVSKSEALDWSSLQAQKALRTLICVGHVNIKPGDSLVDFPCLRTLILHIDSANVALLVESLHELKHLRYLSIQNSGISCLPDNIGKMKFLQYISLRGCQHFVKLPDSIVNLGKLWSLDFDGTSIRDIPRGFCTLNFLRRLRGFPVQVDGDWCSLEELGSLCQLRDLYLNGLQNASATSSASKARLSEKVHLTNLYLQCSSVLWVDGLIKDKEGVSQQRQIKKVLDELCPPPSLDFLLLAGYFGRHLPRWMTSTPLASSLGCLRTLWMKDLVCCTQLPSVLCQLPYLEHFQIMHAPSIKRVGPEFLQPYHHHGAHPFQAAHAFPRLHTLDLARMLQWEEWVWEEQVQAFPVLEVLFLQKCKLRLVPPGLASNSRALKKLFISFVQQVKFLENFASVTELEVFYSPDLERITNLPNLQKLTIVKCPKLNVLEGVPALQILMLEDYAMEELPEYMRGIKPRHLHVECKLLLLASVAAGQSGIEWDKFSHVEHVKAYADHGNNSRTLYVLYTRDSFSLETNINHSFVSAGTLPSSMVDAQGFESIFKMRRSTFNYVCGLVYVPSLEDMSSCTFADGRVLSLQDRVALALLVLNSSEPLETIGSSVGVNESTISLVTDSFVDAMVEKARHHWGWPYPDQMEKTKSKFHKIHGLPNCCGVVHTIHTTPQDDERGYSFVLQAVVDPDLRFIHGQWKWLDSRIQSGIILHDSDLFQSCDKGEWLNGNKLKVSLDGSDVGEYVIGGAEYPLLPWLLTPYNQLEKEDHSNFPDQVEFNRRHSAARTVTLKAMARFQDTYKWLYRGTWHPKSPGNAIWACLLLQNIVIDMEEGEGAPFSEESDLLNIVTSRANNCRAALSNAQKGSQSAAAYFGQMRALADELAMAGKPLLEGELISFLIAGLDMDYQPLISALDVRTKPLSVDDLFGMVSNFDQRVEMFHGSGSGAFKSSANAAARGRGGPPKGNRGFPKSGGNNGSSNGGFNNGGNNGGYRGGGGHGNSGGNGYRGGGG